A genomic region of Bdellovibrionales bacterium contains the following coding sequences:
- a CDS encoding glycosyltransferase family 2 protein, with translation MRLSVVLPCHNEESAIPIVLPKLLSLQSEILKQTGLSEIEIIVVNDGSTDQSENLLHQYLSEISLISFPTNRGYGNALKEGFRQSKGDLIAFYDLDDTCQPEDLVSMVNLLKEDRAGMVCGNRLNAQSKMPFLRCFGNWLYRRLTVLLLGIELNDCCTGMRVFRSEYRHVFCSHLPHHLNFSLAMTVLFLRQKGVYREIPIQYHRRLGDSKLSIFSDGPLFLWTLVKFSLLPFYKKAR, from the coding sequence ATGCGCCTGTCTGTTGTTCTTCCCTGCCATAACGAAGAATCCGCTATTCCTATTGTTCTTCCAAAGCTGCTTTCTCTACAGTCTGAAATATTAAAGCAGACGGGATTGTCAGAAATCGAAATCATAGTGGTCAATGACGGATCAACTGATCAAAGCGAAAACCTACTTCATCAATATTTATCTGAGATTTCTCTTATCTCATTTCCTACCAATAGAGGATATGGGAATGCCCTCAAAGAAGGGTTTCGCCAATCAAAAGGGGATCTCATCGCTTTTTATGACCTGGACGACACTTGCCAACCCGAAGATCTTGTTTCCATGGTCAATTTGCTCAAAGAAGATCGGGCCGGAATGGTCTGTGGCAATCGCCTCAACGCTCAATCAAAAATGCCTTTTCTTCGCTGCTTTGGCAATTGGCTCTACCGGAGACTCACCGTCCTCCTCTTAGGTATAGAACTGAACGATTGCTGCACTGGAATGCGAGTTTTTCGATCAGAATACCGTCATGTGTTTTGCTCTCACTTGCCTCATCACCTCAATTTTTCTCTCGCTATGACGGTTCTTTTTTTGCGGCAGAAGGGTGTGTATAGAGAAATACCAATTCAATACCATCGCCGCTTGGGGGATTCAAAATTATCGATTTTTTCTGACGGCCCTCTTTTTCTTTGGACGCTTGTCAAATTCTCGCTTTTACCATTTTACAAGAAGGCACGCTAA
- the glmU gene encoding bifunctional UDP-N-acetylglucosamine diphosphorylase/glucosamine-1-phosphate N-acetyltransferase GlmU, protein MVMAKKGFSAILLAAGRGTRMKSPLPKVLHPVAGIPMIQRMITEVKQAGSKEIRVVLGFGESLVKTVVEPHGVCCFHQKEQKGTGDAVRAAQPENLDGTVLILNGDHPLIRADELRRLVTEFEQSNDDLQIVTVKLANPTGFGRILRRQDRICAIVEEKDASHETRKICEVNAGFYLVRSEILNILLPKLKNENMQGEFYLTDILSLAIDEKMKVEGVKGSRQLAFGVNSQLDLAKATGLIFRRKARELLEKGVVIIDPGATYIEDNVTIGSGSVIYPGVMIKGPSELGSFCVVEPHAMLIHCQLGEGVEVKGGSYIQGAQIRDRAQIGPYAHIRPETIVGVEAKVGNFVELKKVQFGDRAKASHLTYLGDAEVGEDTNIGCGTITCNYAVDHKKYKTKIGKNVFVGSDSQFVAPIEVGDGAVIASGSTITKSVPPGALAMARSKQVVRENYVPRGSRSDSPHSSSSGSSEEVPGVGVGVIKGERSSK, encoded by the coding sequence ATGGTCATGGCAAAAAAAGGTTTTTCTGCGATTCTATTGGCGGCAGGCAGGGGCACCCGGATGAAATCTCCTCTTCCAAAGGTTCTTCATCCAGTGGCGGGCATTCCGATGATTCAACGGATGATCACCGAGGTGAAGCAGGCCGGGTCAAAGGAAATTCGTGTTGTCCTAGGCTTTGGTGAGTCTCTCGTTAAAACGGTCGTGGAACCGCACGGAGTTTGTTGTTTTCATCAAAAAGAACAGAAGGGCACTGGAGATGCAGTGAGGGCGGCTCAGCCTGAAAATTTAGATGGAACGGTTTTGATTCTGAATGGAGATCACCCGCTGATTCGGGCAGATGAATTGCGTCGCTTGGTAACTGAGTTTGAGCAGTCGAATGATGATTTGCAGATTGTGACTGTTAAGTTGGCCAATCCAACTGGTTTTGGACGTATTCTCAGACGGCAAGATAGGATATGTGCTATCGTCGAAGAAAAGGATGCTTCTCACGAGACAAGGAAAATCTGTGAGGTCAATGCGGGTTTTTATCTGGTTCGCTCGGAAATTCTCAATATTTTGCTACCAAAATTAAAAAATGAGAACATGCAGGGCGAGTTTTACCTCACAGACATTCTGTCTTTGGCTATCGACGAAAAGATGAAGGTAGAAGGGGTAAAAGGGAGCCGGCAATTGGCATTTGGGGTCAATAGCCAGCTGGACTTGGCTAAGGCCACCGGATTGATTTTTCGAAGGAAGGCACGCGAGTTGTTAGAGAAGGGTGTTGTGATCATTGATCCAGGAGCGACTTATATTGAGGACAACGTCACCATTGGTTCAGGCTCGGTCATTTATCCGGGTGTCATGATAAAAGGGCCAAGTGAACTAGGATCATTTTGCGTGGTAGAGCCTCATGCCATGCTGATTCATTGCCAATTGGGAGAAGGAGTTGAAGTCAAAGGTGGAAGCTACATTCAGGGTGCTCAAATAAGGGACAGAGCTCAGATTGGCCCCTACGCGCACATCAGACCGGAGACGATTGTGGGTGTCGAGGCAAAGGTTGGAAATTTTGTGGAGCTTAAGAAAGTTCAGTTTGGAGATCGAGCCAAGGCTTCCCATTTGACATATTTAGGTGACGCCGAAGTGGGTGAGGACACGAATATAGGCTGTGGCACTATCACCTGTAACTATGCGGTCGATCACAAAAAATACAAAACAAAGATTGGCAAAAATGTGTTCGTTGGGAGTGACAGTCAATTTGTCGCTCCCATAGAGGTGGGGGACGGAGCAGTTATCGCTTCGGGATCAACAATCACCAAAAGTGTTCCTCCTGGGGCGCTAGCGATGGCTCGCTCCAAACAGGTCGTAAGGGAGAATTATGTACCGAGAGGCTCTCGTTCTGATTCCCCTCATTCCTCTTCCTCGGGTTCTTCGGAGGAGGTCCCTGGCGTGGGAGTTGGAGTGATAAAGGGAGAAAGATCATCAAAATAG
- a CDS encoding DUF2817 domain-containing protein: protein MLHILSDWAQSSNQQPISLYSSSPLTHLKKCAPLICIGGVHGDEPEGVFLATALLEWLKSHSGIIRHEWAIIPCLNVEGFKLNQRTNGRGVDLNRNFPSTDWTTEHKAPRYYPGPSGGSENEVKALTQLIHDLQPRLIIHFHSWIPAVIFAGNLPHPAPHFLVESSGYSLKEDIGYPTPGSLGQWAWLDLGIPVICTEEREGATQHETWTRFGPGLQKIFEHPLPLPVK, encoded by the coding sequence ATGCTTCACATTCTAAGTGACTGGGCGCAATCATCAAATCAACAACCCATATCGCTTTACAGCTCGTCGCCTCTAACGCACTTAAAGAAGTGTGCGCCACTTATTTGTATTGGTGGCGTCCATGGAGACGAGCCAGAAGGGGTTTTCCTGGCTACAGCTCTACTGGAGTGGCTTAAAAGCCACAGCGGGATAATTCGTCATGAATGGGCGATTATTCCTTGTCTCAATGTCGAGGGCTTCAAACTGAACCAGAGGACCAATGGTCGAGGAGTTGACCTAAACCGAAACTTTCCCAGCACTGATTGGACAACCGAGCACAAGGCTCCACGATATTATCCCGGACCGTCGGGTGGAAGCGAAAATGAAGTCAAGGCTCTCACTCAGCTGATCCATGACCTCCAACCGCGTCTCATTATTCATTTTCATTCATGGATACCGGCTGTGATCTTTGCAGGAAACCTCCCTCATCCAGCTCCTCATTTTCTTGTCGAAAGCTCTGGCTATTCATTGAAAGAAGACATTGGGTACCCCACTCCCGGCAGTCTTGGACAGTGGGCCTGGCTAGACCTCGGTATTCCGGTCATATGCACAGAGGAACGCGAGGGCGCCACTCAGCACGAAACCTGGACTCGATTCGGGCCGGGTTTGCAAAAGATCTTTGAGCATCCTCTCCCTCTTCCCGTAAAATAA
- a CDS encoding prepilin-type N-terminal cleavage/methylation domain-containing protein, with protein sequence MNSKKQKRAALIWCKSESTRGFSLPEVMVSVAIIAITGLGVSQIFVNSHQAMNKIGESSECTNHLNTVVNRIRSLGARLTIGDYLLPASPPGPAQVRWAVNGVGTVGVEGDPGGADILIADRYPADANFSISDEPVGVNPVRLQNAHLIQGIMGGMLAISNSNNAIFCAAATGGVYNAAGGVLSQLFTPTVSNKALTNLQTTIRIRPFDLATGAIQACQAPLIIAPKGNPKAMSNFMPTGFPAPLNVGQIDTGQIVLTAGVCPVGTTLVAPAPQGGGMNYCSTQVLNGIAFGPNVRNDLGLLVNLTATYVDKNGVARGCSGEMRLQYPEDGSIPTTPTITVVRNSTWSNGVGGQIRHSEWLVGPSIPHGAGAHANCVARNLNVVQIQVGFIAAGNEPGSVLLCRNRSYRLPPPEAVGYSSACLAGPSGPQYPPTAFFPSQGWTVAPTNGLPRPQRAIGTNWAPNPGGAFDVPYLNISLNGVDNWTAAGHPPINYIQDGNNTWVACDKATVCNATPAVSVATSTPTIKNYLMTFNNLTSGCVIQLDVRAVDTAGNLSPMARIDHTTTNAANIVQFPTCGWWCGNGRNGGVGPGAFTCGVCP encoded by the coding sequence TTGAATTCTAAAAAACAAAAACGAGCGGCTCTGATTTGGTGCAAGTCAGAATCGACCCGGGGATTTTCTCTTCCTGAGGTAATGGTTTCAGTGGCTATCATTGCGATAACCGGTCTTGGAGTTTCCCAGATTTTTGTAAATAGCCATCAGGCAATGAACAAAATAGGTGAATCGAGCGAATGCACCAATCATTTAAACACAGTCGTCAATCGAATACGTTCACTGGGAGCTCGGCTCACTATTGGTGATTATCTCTTGCCTGCTTCTCCTCCGGGGCCCGCTCAAGTTCGTTGGGCCGTTAATGGCGTTGGGACGGTTGGAGTTGAAGGCGATCCTGGTGGAGCTGATATCCTCATTGCAGATCGGTATCCTGCCGACGCAAACTTTAGCATTTCAGATGAGCCGGTTGGTGTTAATCCGGTGAGATTGCAAAATGCCCATCTCATTCAGGGAATCATGGGAGGTATGCTGGCAATTTCAAACTCCAATAACGCCATCTTCTGTGCTGCGGCGACGGGTGGAGTCTACAATGCTGCGGGGGGAGTGCTCAGTCAGCTGTTCACTCCTACTGTTTCAAATAAGGCGTTGACCAATTTACAGACGACAATTCGAATACGACCCTTTGACCTTGCAACTGGGGCAATCCAGGCTTGTCAGGCCCCTCTCATTATTGCACCAAAAGGAAACCCCAAGGCGATGTCAAATTTTATGCCGACGGGATTTCCTGCGCCCCTTAACGTAGGGCAGATTGATACAGGGCAAATCGTATTGACCGCCGGAGTTTGTCCTGTGGGTACGACCCTGGTAGCGCCAGCTCCGCAAGGAGGGGGTATGAATTATTGCAGCACTCAAGTTTTAAATGGCATAGCGTTTGGACCCAATGTTCGAAACGATTTGGGTTTATTGGTAAATCTCACAGCAACATATGTCGATAAAAATGGCGTTGCCCGGGGATGTTCGGGCGAAATGCGCCTTCAATACCCTGAAGACGGCTCAATTCCGACGACTCCCACAATCACAGTTGTCAGAAACTCTACCTGGTCAAACGGTGTTGGAGGCCAGATTCGGCATAGTGAGTGGCTTGTTGGTCCGTCCATACCTCATGGAGCGGGGGCACATGCCAATTGCGTTGCAAGAAATCTAAACGTAGTTCAAATTCAGGTCGGTTTTATAGCGGCGGGCAATGAGCCGGGATCAGTCCTCTTGTGCCGCAATCGATCTTATCGGTTGCCACCGCCTGAGGCAGTTGGCTACTCGTCGGCGTGTTTAGCTGGCCCATCGGGACCTCAATACCCACCCACCGCCTTTTTCCCTAGTCAGGGCTGGACGGTTGCGCCCACAAACGGATTGCCGCGACCACAGAGGGCAATTGGGACCAACTGGGCTCCGAATCCCGGAGGAGCCTTTGACGTCCCCTATTTGAACATTTCCTTGAACGGGGTCGACAACTGGACTGCCGCCGGTCATCCACCTATCAACTATATTCAAGACGGAAACAACACTTGGGTGGCTTGTGATAAGGCCACTGTATGTAACGCGACTCCGGCAGTATCTGTTGCGACATCAACTCCTACTATAAAAAATTATTTAATGACATTTAATAACCTCACCTCTGGATGTGTTATTCAACTCGATGTCCGCGCAGTTGATACGGCCGGGAATCTGTCTCCAATGGCCAGAATTGATCACACCACGACTAACGCAGCAAATATCGTTCAGTTTCCTACCTGCGGCTGGTGGTGTGGGAATGGAAGGAACGGTGGAGTCGGGCCTGGAGCCTTTACTTGCGGTGTCTGCCCGTAA
- a CDS encoding prepilin-type N-terminal cleavage/methylation domain-containing protein, protein MKAKGLLRWKNCNFDWSFCLFSVQLKNQSGFTLPELMISTLVSSIVLLGAGTLIVETNKGIKVSQQRQHMMDNMITVNMALLKYGNQAIGMRWQGNADIDAQAVAVGPGGDCFNVGTNCGRIRQYTAPATGPGAYPGVIPTPPVDTLAIFLRESRPSGVDGGAGAPKLSQLTGAGIFYQYQTAAYSGVLWITEATAVGVNQTLRAAEAGVNKGSISFENIVDLQIANPDPPGAGAGTLLRGVDIVLRMRAFGASDRTLWRFCRPAEAAAAMCLTTSPYSDVDRTIHLVFRNNILSPPAQQNGVVNQKFFERVNGALYFFDFNFPSLSSANTSEGF, encoded by the coding sequence GTGAAGGCAAAGGGACTTTTGAGATGGAAAAACTGTAACTTTGATTGGTCTTTCTGTTTATTTTCAGTTCAACTTAAAAATCAAAGTGGGTTTACTCTCCCCGAGCTCATGATATCCACGCTTGTTTCTTCAATTGTGTTATTAGGAGCCGGAACCCTCATTGTCGAAACTAACAAAGGCATCAAAGTGAGCCAGCAACGCCAACACATGATGGACAATATGATTACTGTTAACATGGCTCTCCTTAAGTACGGAAATCAAGCCATTGGTATGAGATGGCAAGGAAACGCGGACATAGACGCGCAGGCTGTTGCCGTCGGGCCCGGTGGAGATTGCTTTAACGTAGGAACCAACTGCGGGCGAATACGCCAATATACGGCCCCCGCGACGGGACCAGGCGCCTACCCCGGAGTCATTCCCACTCCTCCCGTCGACACTTTGGCCATTTTTTTGAGAGAATCGCGTCCGAGCGGGGTCGATGGAGGGGCTGGGGCTCCCAAATTGAGTCAACTAACTGGAGCAGGAATTTTCTACCAATATCAGACAGCTGCTTATTCGGGAGTCCTCTGGATCACTGAAGCAACCGCCGTCGGCGTAAATCAAACATTGCGAGCGGCAGAGGCGGGAGTTAACAAGGGATCTATTTCTTTTGAGAATATTGTCGATCTTCAGATTGCAAACCCAGATCCTCCAGGGGCAGGTGCCGGCACTCTCCTTCGTGGCGTGGACATTGTTCTTCGCATGCGAGCGTTCGGTGCTTCAGATAGAACGCTTTGGCGTTTCTGCAGACCAGCGGAAGCCGCGGCGGCCATGTGCTTAACCACATCGCCTTACTCAGATGTCGACAGAACGATTCATTTGGTTTTTCGAAACAACATCCTCTCTCCTCCTGCTCAACAAAATGGAGTGGTAAATCAGAAATTTTTTGAACGCGTAAACGGAGCTCTGTACTTTTTTGACTTCAATTTTCCGAGCCTTTCGAGTGCCAATACCTCAGAGGGATTCTAG
- a CDS encoding sigma-54-dependent Fis family transcriptional regulator, with protein sequence MQAHRILVVEDESILRTTLFRSLTRIGYQVLTAGTREEAETLANSDVPLDLAFIDLRLPDGNGMDLMTELLLIYPKIKVILLTGYGTIDLAVQATRKGAFHFVTKPFNVDEILTLAEKALSSDKSRSENFALDSALHKKYLFENIVGQSSEIMNVLRIIEKVAESDATVLITGESGTGKELVAKAIHFNSRRAGKPFIPINCGAIPAELLESELFGHIKGAFTGAIANRTGRFELAEGGTLFLDEIGDMSPNLQVKLLRVLQERRFEPLGSTKTISTDVRVLAATNANLEKAVADGRFREDLYYRLNVIPITVPPLRERRSDIPTLFQHFLTHFNRNRDKKLGGISGAAMDFLLRYNWPGNIRELENLVERLTILKGEGMVGVEDLPAKYRQNDGTNEKSDFLAGDMDSISESGMDFNSAVDNFENSLILKALEKTGWNRNQAAILLKLNRTTLVEKIKKKGLAPPDISI encoded by the coding sequence ATGCAAGCTCACAGAATTCTAGTAGTTGAAGATGAATCCATTCTTCGCACCACTCTCTTTCGATCCCTCACCCGCATCGGCTACCAGGTATTGACTGCCGGCACTCGAGAAGAAGCCGAGACCTTGGCCAATTCAGATGTGCCTCTTGATCTCGCCTTTATTGATCTACGCCTTCCTGATGGGAACGGAATGGATCTCATGACAGAACTCCTCCTGATTTATCCAAAAATTAAAGTCATTCTTCTCACAGGATATGGCACCATTGACTTGGCCGTTCAGGCGACTCGAAAAGGCGCTTTCCATTTTGTCACCAAGCCCTTTAATGTGGACGAAATTCTAACCCTAGCAGAAAAAGCCCTCTCAAGCGATAAATCTCGTTCTGAGAATTTTGCACTCGACAGTGCTCTTCACAAAAAATATCTTTTCGAAAACATCGTGGGTCAAAGCTCAGAAATCATGAATGTTCTCAGAATCATTGAAAAGGTCGCTGAATCCGATGCCACTGTTCTTATTACCGGAGAAAGTGGAACGGGAAAGGAACTGGTCGCAAAAGCGATCCATTTTAATTCTCGACGCGCGGGCAAGCCATTCATCCCAATCAATTGCGGTGCCATTCCCGCAGAACTCTTGGAAAGTGAATTGTTCGGTCATATTAAGGGCGCTTTCACGGGGGCTATTGCAAATCGCACCGGACGTTTTGAGCTGGCCGAAGGTGGAACTCTCTTTCTCGATGAAATCGGCGATATGAGTCCGAACCTCCAAGTCAAACTATTGCGCGTGCTTCAAGAACGCCGCTTTGAGCCATTGGGTAGCACTAAGACTATTTCTACTGATGTCCGCGTGTTGGCAGCCACGAACGCAAATCTTGAAAAGGCAGTCGCAGATGGTCGTTTCAGGGAGGATCTCTATTACCGCCTTAACGTGATACCCATCACTGTTCCCCCTCTTCGTGAGCGCCGATCTGACATCCCGACTCTCTTTCAACATTTTCTCACTCACTTCAATCGCAATCGCGACAAGAAATTGGGAGGAATCTCAGGAGCGGCCATGGACTTTTTACTTCGCTACAATTGGCCCGGCAATATTCGTGAATTGGAAAACCTCGTGGAGAGGCTTACGATTCTGAAAGGCGAAGGCATGGTTGGCGTAGAAGACTTGCCCGCCAAATATAGGCAAAACGACGGCACCAACGAGAAATCAGATTTCCTGGCGGGCGACATGGACTCAATTTCTGAATCAGGAATGGACTTTAATTCTGCCGTCGACAACTTTGAGAACTCTCTGATTCTGAAAGCTCTTGAAAAGACGGGTTGGAATCGCAATCAGGCCGCCATTTTGTTGAAGCTAAACCGTACTACCTTAGTAGAAAAAATAAAAAAGAAAGGGCTAGCTCCTCCTGATATCTCAATCTGA
- the trmFO gene encoding methylenetetrahydrofolate--tRNA-(uracil(54)-C(5))-methyltransferase (FADH(2)-oxidizing) TrmFO: MSSVRQPVHIVGAGLAGSECAFQLAERGHSVILYEMREKTMTPAHLTGFFGELVCSNSFGSQTDYSAPGQLKWEADKLGSLVLRTARECAVPAGMALGVDRTLFARTLTQLLESHPHIEVRRELISDFSAIPRPVVIATGPLTHDPLAQAMARHFGKDFLYFFDAIAPIIDKDSINLKIAWREDRWGKGSGDYLNCPLNKEQYFDFVNEIKSARKVEPKDFEKTPYFESCMPIEVMADRGIETLRFGPLSPKGLVNPHSEERPYAVVQLRQDNLAGTAYNMVGFQNKMAYPEQKRIFQMIPGLEEAEFLKLGSMHKNLYIHSPKMLTQTLASRQDPDLYFAGQITGVEGYFESTCIGLLVALFIHQKLNNHKFLPPPRSSAMGSLLTAITEDKEQFQPTNINFGLLPEPPSKGKQQGKNRREAKRDQQIQEAKNSFTTWLHLLEK; the protein is encoded by the coding sequence ATGAGTTCAGTGAGACAGCCAGTTCATATCGTAGGGGCGGGGCTTGCGGGAAGCGAGTGTGCCTTTCAGTTAGCTGAGCGCGGACACTCTGTCATATTGTATGAAATGCGCGAAAAGACTATGACTCCGGCCCACTTAACTGGCTTTTTTGGAGAGCTGGTTTGCTCTAATTCCTTTGGCAGCCAAACGGATTATTCGGCTCCAGGACAACTCAAATGGGAGGCCGATAAGCTCGGGAGCTTGGTCTTACGCACTGCCAGAGAATGCGCTGTTCCAGCGGGCATGGCGCTTGGAGTTGATCGGACTCTGTTTGCCCGCACCTTGACTCAACTGCTTGAGTCTCATCCTCATATTGAGGTGCGCCGAGAGCTGATCTCAGATTTTTCTGCGATCCCAAGACCAGTTGTGATCGCAACTGGCCCCCTCACTCACGATCCCCTTGCCCAGGCAATGGCCAGGCACTTTGGCAAGGATTTTCTCTATTTTTTCGATGCCATAGCACCCATCATCGACAAAGACAGCATCAATCTTAAGATTGCTTGGCGAGAGGATCGATGGGGAAAAGGAAGTGGCGATTACCTCAATTGTCCCTTAAATAAAGAGCAATATTTCGACTTTGTAAATGAAATCAAAAGCGCTCGCAAGGTCGAACCAAAAGATTTTGAAAAGACTCCCTACTTCGAATCTTGTATGCCAATTGAAGTTATGGCCGACAGAGGCATCGAGACTTTGCGATTTGGGCCACTGTCGCCAAAAGGCTTGGTAAATCCTCACAGTGAAGAACGCCCCTACGCGGTTGTTCAGCTTCGGCAGGATAACCTCGCTGGAACTGCCTATAATATGGTTGGGTTTCAGAATAAAATGGCTTATCCGGAACAAAAGCGAATTTTCCAAATGATTCCAGGATTGGAGGAAGCCGAGTTTCTCAAATTGGGTAGCATGCACAAAAATCTCTACATCCATTCCCCAAAAATGCTCACCCAAACCTTAGCCAGTCGTCAAGATCCAGATCTCTACTTTGCTGGACAGATTACTGGAGTCGAGGGATACTTTGAATCTACTTGCATCGGGCTACTAGTCGCACTGTTTATACATCAAAAACTCAACAATCATAAATTTTTACCTCCTCCTCGTTCAAGCGCGATGGGATCTCTTCTAACAGCTATCACAGAAGATAAGGAACAATTTCAACCCACAAACATAAACTTCGGATTGCTTCCCGAGCCACCTTCGAAAGGCAAACAGCAAGGAAAAAATCGGCGTGAAGCAAAAAGGGATCAACAGATACAAGAAGCCAAAAATTCCTTTACCACTTGGCTCCATCTCTTAGAGAAATAG
- the glmS gene encoding glutamine--fructose-6-phosphate transaminase (isomerizing) → MCGIVGYTGPRDPKEVILNGLRTLEYRGYDSAGVAILDKGEFKRVRAEGKLTHLERKLKNISFDGHIGIGHTRWATHGPPNEKNAHPHTVKGISIVHNGIIENYAELRAELADEGSHFDSDTDSELVAHLLARAVELTQDLFKAVLAVLPRLRGAYSILSVWVEQPNHLVAFKNGPPLVVGGNDQEVVIASDVQAILPYTREVIYLKDHEILLVKDKSFELFGESGKALSIKTTRVHWSSEQAQKLGYPHFMLKEIFEQPRAVAQAIAPHIRLENRSIRLHQVGFGGKSVEDLAGLDSTEDWKSTSLLFKNIERVFIVACGTSYYAAMVGEYLFERIAGLPTEVDLASEFRYRHPVLPKNSLLIAISQSGETADTLAALRLAKEFGINILSITNVRSSSIDREAHGHLYMNAGVEIGVASTKALVATMALLNVLALALAQERGANSTEVEKYVEALLMAPSQMEHVLAHSQFFEDAADTLKKHKGFLYLGRGTNYPMALEGALKLKELAYMHAEGYAAGEMKHGPLALIDEKMAVVMLAPQDELHEKTISNLEEAKARGGVIISIGTGEDKRLESLSSHYLAVPAASWTVNPLLIVIPLQLLAYHVASSLGHDVDQPRNLAKSVTVE, encoded by the coding sequence ATGTGTGGAATTGTTGGATATACGGGACCTCGAGATCCAAAGGAAGTTATCCTCAATGGACTTCGCACTCTGGAATATCGTGGTTATGATTCAGCTGGAGTGGCGATTTTAGATAAGGGAGAGTTCAAGAGAGTTCGTGCTGAAGGAAAATTAACTCATCTAGAAAGAAAACTGAAGAACATCAGCTTTGATGGACACATTGGAATTGGGCATACCCGTTGGGCCACCCACGGCCCTCCAAATGAAAAGAATGCCCACCCTCATACAGTTAAAGGTATTAGCATTGTTCACAATGGCATTATTGAGAATTACGCTGAATTGCGAGCAGAACTTGCAGATGAAGGCTCTCATTTTGATTCCGATACTGATTCTGAACTAGTGGCTCATCTGCTGGCTAGAGCCGTGGAATTGACTCAGGATCTGTTTAAGGCTGTGTTGGCAGTTCTTCCGCGTTTGCGTGGCGCTTATTCGATTCTTAGTGTGTGGGTAGAGCAACCTAATCATCTTGTGGCGTTTAAAAATGGCCCTCCTTTGGTTGTAGGGGGAAATGATCAAGAGGTAGTTATCGCGAGCGATGTTCAGGCGATTCTTCCTTATACCAGGGAAGTTATATATCTGAAAGACCATGAAATCTTGCTGGTAAAAGACAAATCATTTGAGTTATTTGGTGAATCAGGAAAGGCTTTGTCGATCAAAACCACAAGGGTACATTGGTCTTCGGAGCAGGCCCAAAAGCTGGGATATCCTCATTTCATGCTAAAGGAGATATTTGAGCAACCGAGGGCCGTTGCGCAGGCCATTGCGCCTCATATTCGATTAGAAAATAGATCAATCCGACTTCATCAGGTTGGATTTGGCGGAAAATCTGTTGAGGATCTTGCTGGGCTCGATTCAACAGAAGATTGGAAAAGTACTTCTCTTCTATTTAAGAATATTGAAAGAGTTTTTATTGTCGCGTGTGGGACCTCCTATTATGCGGCGATGGTCGGAGAGTATCTTTTTGAGAGGATTGCAGGTCTTCCAACGGAGGTTGATCTCGCTAGTGAATTTCGCTATCGCCATCCCGTATTGCCAAAAAATTCTTTGCTGATTGCAATTTCACAAAGTGGTGAAACAGCTGATACCTTGGCGGCTTTGCGTTTAGCTAAAGAGTTTGGAATCAATATTTTAAGCATTACGAATGTTCGCAGCTCTTCAATTGATCGTGAGGCTCACGGGCACCTCTACATGAATGCAGGGGTTGAAATTGGAGTGGCAAGTACGAAGGCCTTGGTTGCGACAATGGCGTTATTAAATGTATTGGCCCTTGCATTGGCCCAGGAGCGGGGTGCGAACTCTACAGAAGTCGAGAAATATGTTGAGGCTTTGTTGATGGCACCAAGCCAAATGGAGCATGTGTTGGCTCATAGTCAGTTTTTTGAGGATGCGGCTGATACTCTGAAAAAACACAAGGGCTTTCTCTATCTGGGGCGGGGAACCAACTATCCAATGGCACTAGAAGGTGCCCTCAAACTCAAAGAGCTTGCCTATATGCACGCCGAAGGCTATGCGGCTGGTGAGATGAAACATGGTCCGTTGGCATTGATTGATGAAAAAATGGCCGTAGTTATGTTGGCACCTCAGGACGAGCTGCATGAAAAAACGATCAGTAATTTGGAAGAGGCCAAGGCACGTGGAGGAGTCATTATTTCGATTGGAACCGGTGAGGATAAAAGGCTTGAAAGCCTTTCGAGCCATTATTTGGCTGTTCCTGCTGCTTCATGGACCGTAAATCCTTTGTTGATAGTTATTCCTCTTCAACTCCTTGCCTATCATGTGGCATCCAGTCTTGGTCACGACGTTGATCAGCCACGGAACTTGGCAAAGTCGGTGACAGTTGAATAG